The following coding sequences are from one Streptomyces sp. NBC_00536 window:
- a CDS encoding ATP-binding protein, with product MRDPLSAMSDAFTSFLFGKVETTRLPVRTSTGQAQAVYLPTAAPGLGDSGVIIGREVYSGKGYIYDPFQLYGQQLPAPHWLVLGESGNGKSALEKTYVLRQLRFRDRQVVVLDAQGEDGVGEWNLIAQQLGIMPIRLDPVAALDGGIRLNPLDPAITTTGQLALLRTIIEVAMGHGLDERSGFALKVAHAYVNETINDRQPVLTDIVEQLRHPEPESAESMNVGIDDVRAWGLDVALVLDRLVDGDLRGMFDGPTSVGIDLDAPLIVFDLSHIDRNSIAMPILMAIVGVWLEHTWIRPDRKKRIFLVEEAWHIINSPFVAQLFQRLLKFGRRLGLSFVAVVHHLSDVVDGAAAREAAAILKMASTRTIYAQKADEARATGRVLGLPRWAVEIIPTLTPGIAVWDVNGNVQVVKHLITESERPLVYTDRAMTESSVPHQLPDELLAAELEAEERALRIERNRNGGHGPGSATTVA from the coding sequence ATGCGAGATCCGCTGTCCGCGATGTCGGACGCCTTCACCAGCTTCCTCTTCGGAAAGGTCGAGACGACCCGCCTCCCCGTACGCACCTCCACCGGCCAGGCCCAGGCCGTGTACCTGCCCACCGCCGCCCCCGGCCTCGGCGACTCCGGCGTCATCATCGGCCGCGAGGTCTACAGCGGCAAGGGGTACATCTACGACCCCTTCCAGCTGTACGGCCAGCAGCTCCCGGCCCCCCACTGGCTGGTCCTCGGCGAATCCGGCAACGGCAAGTCCGCCCTGGAGAAGACCTACGTCCTGCGCCAGCTGCGCTTCCGCGACCGGCAGGTCGTCGTCCTCGACGCCCAGGGCGAGGACGGCGTCGGCGAGTGGAACCTGATCGCCCAGCAGCTCGGAATAATGCCCATCCGGCTCGACCCGGTGGCCGCCCTCGACGGCGGCATCCGGCTCAACCCGCTCGACCCGGCGATCACCACCACCGGCCAGCTCGCGCTGCTCCGCACGATCATCGAGGTCGCGATGGGGCACGGCCTGGACGAACGCTCCGGCTTCGCCCTCAAGGTCGCACACGCCTACGTCAACGAGACGATCAACGACCGGCAGCCCGTACTGACGGACATCGTCGAGCAGTTGCGCCACCCGGAACCCGAATCCGCCGAGTCCATGAACGTCGGCATAGACGACGTACGGGCCTGGGGCCTGGACGTCGCCCTCGTCCTGGACCGCCTCGTCGACGGCGACCTCCGCGGCATGTTCGACGGGCCCACCTCCGTCGGCATCGACCTCGACGCGCCCCTCATCGTCTTCGACCTGTCCCACATCGACCGCAACTCCATCGCCATGCCCATCCTCATGGCGATCGTCGGCGTATGGCTCGAACACACATGGATCCGCCCAGACCGGAAGAAACGGATCTTCCTGGTCGAAGAGGCATGGCACATCATCAACTCCCCCTTCGTCGCCCAGCTCTTCCAGCGCCTCCTGAAGTTCGGCCGCCGCCTCGGCCTGTCCTTCGTCGCCGTCGTCCACCACCTCTCCGACGTCGTCGACGGCGCGGCCGCGCGCGAAGCCGCCGCCATCCTCAAAATGGCCTCCACCCGCACCATCTACGCCCAGAAAGCCGACGAAGCCCGGGCCACCGGCCGCGTCCTCGGCCTCCCGCGCTGGGCCGTCGAAATCATCCCCACCCTCACCCCCGGCATCGCGGTCTGGGACGTCAACGGCAATGTCCAGGTGGTCAAACACCTCATCACCGAATCCGAACGCCCCCTCGTCTACACCGACCGCGCCATGACCGAATCCTCGGTACCGCACCAGCTCCCCGACGAGCTGCTCGCGGCCGAACTCGAAGCGGAGGAGCGAGCCCTGCGAATCGAACGGAACCGCAACGGCGGCCACGGCCCCGGCTCGGCGACCACGGTGGCCTGA
- a CDS encoding SCO6880 family protein, whose amino-acid sequence MTTQSHQIHPVAPRRTYLIGRARPNAIVGKNRETGEIALIIAGAFLGMMSGLLVPGIAPRIAMLAGFPVLALAAVYVPYKGRTFYKWFEINRSFKRTLRRGTAYRSAAMEAGIRGSDGREVEVGPPPGIGRINWLAAPFGPDEIAVLLHADRRTVTAAIEIEGPGVGLRDSEDQEALVDRFGTLLKHVANGDGFVTRLQMLARTLPADPDAHAKDVAQRGDTTAPGWLRDSYDQLQSMVSTSSEQHRAYLVACMHFTRELAAEAVTIARASTPHKGRKLDRDAGLAIVMARELTDICARLAEADIRVRQPLGQGRLSSLVHSMYDPDHPIDHIQAMTKRNAWPAELDAMEPTYLQAKTRESSTRAPWCHATAWVKEWPMTPVGVNFLAPLLVHTPDVIRTVAVTMDLEPTEIAIERMLTEKTNDEADASRAAKMNRTVDPRDIAAHGRLDQRGEDLASGAAGVNLVGYITVSSRSPEALARDKRTIRASAGKSYLKLEWCDREHHRAFVNTLPFATGIRR is encoded by the coding sequence TTGACGACCCAGTCCCACCAGATCCACCCGGTCGCGCCCCGCCGCACGTATCTCATCGGCCGCGCCCGGCCGAACGCGATCGTCGGCAAGAACCGCGAGACCGGAGAGATCGCGCTGATCATCGCCGGCGCGTTCCTCGGCATGATGAGCGGACTGCTCGTCCCCGGCATCGCCCCGCGCATCGCCATGCTCGCCGGCTTCCCCGTGCTCGCCCTCGCCGCCGTGTACGTCCCCTACAAGGGCCGCACCTTCTACAAGTGGTTCGAGATCAACCGCAGCTTCAAGCGGACCCTGCGGCGCGGAACGGCGTACCGCTCGGCCGCCATGGAAGCGGGCATCCGCGGCTCCGACGGCCGCGAGGTCGAGGTCGGCCCGCCCCCCGGCATCGGCCGGATCAACTGGCTCGCCGCCCCCTTCGGCCCCGACGAGATCGCCGTGCTCCTGCACGCCGACCGCCGCACCGTCACCGCCGCCATCGAGATCGAGGGCCCCGGCGTCGGCCTGCGCGACAGCGAGGACCAGGAAGCGCTCGTCGACCGCTTCGGCACCCTCCTCAAGCACGTGGCCAACGGCGACGGCTTCGTCACCCGCCTCCAGATGCTCGCCCGCACCCTCCCGGCCGACCCCGACGCCCACGCCAAGGACGTCGCCCAGCGCGGTGACACCACCGCCCCCGGCTGGCTCCGCGACTCCTACGACCAGCTCCAGTCGATGGTGTCGACGTCCTCCGAGCAGCACCGCGCGTACCTCGTCGCCTGCATGCACTTCACCCGCGAACTCGCCGCCGAGGCCGTCACCATCGCCCGCGCCTCCACGCCCCACAAGGGCCGCAAGCTCGACCGCGACGCGGGCCTCGCCATCGTCATGGCCCGCGAACTCACCGACATCTGCGCCCGCCTCGCCGAAGCCGACATCCGCGTCCGCCAGCCCCTCGGCCAGGGCCGCCTGTCCTCCCTCGTGCACTCCATGTACGACCCGGACCACCCCATCGACCACATCCAGGCCATGACCAAGCGCAACGCCTGGCCCGCCGAACTCGACGCGATGGAACCCACCTACCTCCAGGCCAAGACCCGCGAGTCCTCGACCCGCGCCCCCTGGTGCCACGCCACCGCGTGGGTGAAGGAGTGGCCGATGACCCCCGTCGGCGTCAACTTCCTCGCCCCCCTCCTCGTCCACACCCCGGACGTCATCCGCACCGTCGCCGTCACCATGGACCTCGAACCCACCGAGATCGCCATCGAACGGATGCTGACCGAGAAGACCAACGACGAGGCCGACGCCAGCCGCGCCGCGAAGATGAACCGCACGGTCGACCCCCGCGACATCGCCGCCCACGGCCGCCTCGACCAGAGGGGTGAAGATCTCGCCAGCGGCGCTGCGGGAGTCAACCTCGTCGGGTACATCACCGTGTCCTCGCGATCCCCCGAGGCCCTCGCCCGCGACAAGCGCACCATCCGCGCCTCCGCCGGCAAGTCGTACCTCAAGCTGGAGTGGTGCGACCGCGAGCACCACCGCGCCTTTGTGAACACACTGCCGTTCGCGACCGGCATCCGACGCTAG